One part of the Parabacteroides distasonis ATCC 8503 genome encodes these proteins:
- a CDS encoding glycoside hydrolase family 28 protein has protein sequence MKMIDVSKVRVFRGSLFVLLMLFMRIGWASNDDSTYNIVDFGAKGDGITDNTQFINRTIEACSLRGGGTVIIPEGTFLTGSILLKSKVNLFLESNAVVKGINNLEKYRSISDLNQDEAYYKVKPRNWNKALLLGDQVEGVSITGEGVIDGAHIQDKKGEEGMRGPHILFLSRSKGIKISGVKLRRASNYAFMSYDIERASFDNLLVEEGWDGIHIRGGKDIRIRNCRFYTGDDAVAGGLWKNMVIENCYMNSSCNGIRLIMPATGLKIVDCEFRGPGKYPHRTSGEQKRRNMLSGILLQPGAWFPAFGEVKDILISSCSFDQLDNPFLVTLNEGNRGERICLEHIRGTRLMKAAASVESWGDSSLKDVRLSDVSLSYVGNKDQEIVGRTPSKPLTDYRALPCWGLYLHNLDRVILRNVRLDCENGKVGPASCFDNVGSVEIYNVSF, from the coding sequence ATGAAGATGATAGATGTATCGAAAGTAAGAGTCTTTCGGGGGAGTCTCTTTGTATTGCTTATGCTCTTTATGCGGATAGGTTGGGCCTCAAATGATGATAGCACCTATAATATCGTGGATTTTGGAGCTAAAGGAGATGGAATAACAGACAATACCCAGTTCATCAACAGGACAATAGAAGCTTGTTCCTTGAGAGGGGGAGGAACGGTTATCATTCCGGAGGGAACGTTTTTGACAGGAAGTATTCTGCTGAAAAGTAAAGTAAACTTATTCTTAGAAAGTAATGCCGTAGTGAAAGGCATAAATAATCTGGAAAAGTACCGTTCTATATCCGATCTTAATCAAGATGAGGCTTATTATAAAGTAAAACCCCGGAATTGGAACAAGGCATTGCTTTTAGGAGATCAAGTTGAAGGTGTGTCAATTACAGGAGAGGGGGTAATCGATGGTGCCCATATTCAAGATAAAAAAGGTGAAGAAGGGATGAGAGGCCCTCATATTCTCTTTTTGTCGAGATCGAAAGGGATTAAGATATCGGGAGTTAAACTACGAAGAGCATCGAACTATGCTTTTATGAGTTATGATATTGAAAGGGCTTCTTTCGATAATCTTTTAGTGGAGGAAGGATGGGATGGGATTCATATTCGTGGCGGAAAAGATATCCGTATCCGAAATTGCCGTTTTTATACGGGTGATGATGCTGTTGCGGGTGGGCTATGGAAGAATATGGTAATAGAGAATTGCTATATGAACTCATCGTGCAATGGGATAAGGTTGATAATGCCGGCTACTGGTTTAAAGATCGTTGATTGTGAATTTAGAGGTCCGGGAAAATATCCACATCGGACTTCCGGTGAACAAAAACGTAGGAATATGCTTTCTGGAATATTGCTCCAACCGGGCGCATGGTTCCCTGCGTTTGGGGAAGTAAAGGATATATTGATATCTAGCTGTTCTTTTGATCAATTGGATAATCCGTTTCTAGTCACATTGAATGAGGGGAACCGGGGAGAGCGGATCTGTCTGGAGCATATAAGAGGTACACGTTTAATGAAAGCGGCCGCCTCGGTAGAGAGTTGGGGAGATAGTAGTTTGAAAGATGTCCGGCTTTCGGATGTTTCCTTATCGTATGTTGGAAACAAAGATCAAGAAATAGTAGGACGTACTCCCTCGAAGCCATTGACCGATTATCGTGCGCTCCCTTGCTGGGGGCTTTACCTTCATAATTTAGATCGAGTGATTTTACGGAATGTTCGGTTAGATTGTGAGAATGGGAAAGTTGGCCCAGCCTCTTGTTTCGATAATGTGGGGTCCGTGGAGATTTATAATGTAAGTTTTTAA
- a CDS encoding RagB/SusD family nutrient uptake outer membrane protein — protein sequence MKKLVILLAAALTFNSCSDSFLDLSNPSALSPSVYPKSMADMETIVTSVYANMVAVPLYGKRVMAKGTFCVDHTVDMAWTGDANWNQLATNQVTSDNAYIGTLWIGYYKMISCANTVLEQLERIDKEKFTDADLARLSQMKGEALFWRGWAHQQLVAFFGEGYPCNGDGDKKGVPVRLQVASTPDMLNIERSTVAEVYDQILKDYEAAKLLLPAVWEERADYPRPTSVAVASYIGQANLYMGNYDAAKKALKEVIDSSGKELLPFNEYAKMFNEDQEKFNRESILEINFRNGDTSGYFWYGEGSQYGLIAALCFQNASGDVEAAGWGNIFFHDANIKRFNGDPRLDIAALRPGTPVIMNGQQTQVLKYKDTEADIQGWSMRKYNPLKSTVNELNLGVGINMYLMRLADVYLMYAEACQATGDEVNARNYMNLVRRRAYNGDSSHDITASGEALRDAIREERFMEFCGEGVQHWQDVCRWKVLDEEISRWYGKTRVGNPHYDAKDLYFPIPKVEMENNPNMTQSIGYENE from the coding sequence ATGAAGAAATTAGTTATATTATTAGCTGCTGCGTTAACTTTTAATAGTTGTTCGGATAGTTTTCTGGATTTATCAAATCCCAGTGCGTTATCTCCAAGTGTCTACCCTAAATCTATGGCGGATATGGAGACTATCGTAACTTCAGTTTATGCGAATATGGTCGCTGTGCCTTTGTATGGAAAAAGGGTTATGGCGAAAGGGACATTCTGTGTGGATCATACGGTAGATATGGCTTGGACTGGTGACGCCAACTGGAACCAGTTGGCGACCAATCAAGTGACTTCTGATAATGCTTACATTGGGACGTTATGGATTGGTTATTATAAAATGATTTCTTGTGCGAATACCGTATTGGAGCAATTGGAAAGAATCGACAAGGAGAAGTTTACGGATGCGGATTTAGCAAGACTTTCGCAGATGAAGGGAGAAGCTTTGTTTTGGAGAGGTTGGGCACACCAACAGTTAGTAGCGTTTTTTGGGGAGGGATATCCTTGCAACGGGGATGGCGATAAAAAAGGTGTACCTGTTCGTTTACAGGTAGCATCGACTCCGGATATGCTAAATATAGAACGTAGCACGGTGGCCGAGGTTTACGATCAGATCTTGAAAGATTATGAGGCAGCCAAACTTTTGCTACCTGCCGTATGGGAAGAGCGGGCGGACTATCCACGTCCAACCTCTGTTGCCGTTGCTAGTTACATCGGGCAAGCGAATTTGTATATGGGTAATTATGATGCGGCAAAGAAAGCGTTGAAAGAGGTTATTGATTCTTCCGGAAAAGAATTGCTCCCTTTCAATGAATATGCGAAGATGTTTAATGAGGATCAGGAGAAATTTAATAGAGAATCGATCTTAGAGATTAATTTCCGTAATGGGGATACTTCCGGATATTTTTGGTATGGAGAAGGTTCTCAATATGGATTGATCGCTGCCTTATGTTTCCAGAACGCAAGTGGAGATGTTGAGGCGGCCGGTTGGGGTAATATTTTCTTTCATGATGCGAATATTAAACGTTTTAATGGAGATCCTCGTCTGGATATCGCCGCTTTGCGTCCGGGAACTCCTGTTATTATGAATGGACAGCAGACGCAGGTTCTGAAATATAAGGATACGGAGGCTGACATTCAAGGTTGGAGCATGCGAAAATACAATCCGTTGAAAAGTACGGTGAATGAGTTGAATTTAGGGGTTGGTATTAATATGTATTTGATGCGTTTGGCGGATGTATATTTGATGTATGCGGAAGCTTGTCAGGCTACGGGAGATGAGGTAAATGCCCGGAACTATATGAATCTGGTAAGAAGAAGAGCTTATAATGGAGATAGTTCCCATGATATAACGGCTAGTGGAGAAGCTTTGAGAGATGCGATTCGGGAGGAACGTTTCATGGAGTTCTGCGGTGAGGGCGTACAACATTGGCAAGATGTTTGCCGCTGGAAGGTCTTGGATGAGGAGATTAGCCGTTGGTATGGAAAGACACGTGTTGGTAATCCGCATTATGATGCGAAAGATTTGTATTTCCCGATACCCAAGGTTGAAATGGAGAATAATCCGAATATGACACAAAGCATAGGTTACGAGAACGAGTAG
- a CDS encoding TonB-dependent receptor has translation MKNATLKQFFEAVEKQTTYIFSYRDAIVEGKKEVTLNVTNQPIQRLLDDVLHQRDLQYTMTGHSIVVTLKTAGKVKQVSGTVVDSNGEPIIGANVVEKGTTNGTVTDISGNFSLNIDDTGILQISYIGFNTQDVAVNGKSSLMINLKEDTQKLDEVVVVGYGVQKKSNVTGSVASIKTDDFNDLNMDVSHVIQGRVAGVNVSNGNIIIRGAASINGADPLWIVDGVPGSAPNFNDIESIEILKDAASTAIYGARGAGGVILVTTKKGKIGKLSINARVNFGIETPIDLPDMLHTADFIDRKLAAGFPNNPNSGWDNPASLPDTDWEDLVWRNAFRQNYFLQMTGGNEKTTFNMSAEFYKNQFIERYSFEDAGNFRVASQTNISKRVKFSEILTVGFNNTDPHLYGQTNNDYVYYRQVPTMVPYDNTNEAGGGWGKHPAGGYYEGPNHVATLMSHHANERRFWARANAILDWEIINDLKFQANFSANFDSHANNLFLESWNLGSLSQQDYYSKDYGSGYDLRMLYTLTYDHTFGEKHYVKGMVGYEAYRATASSAGGWKNGFLVQPSDDISLGTGDKDVSGTKTEGRSLSQFARVNYAYDDRYLLEASIRRDGYDNFGPENRFGVFPSASVGWNVGKESFVKDNITWMSQLKLRGSYGKIGNNTIPQFLYEPSFTNNYLYYSYDGQNTQRGFWYSNVANATIKWEDVAQWNIGVDASFLDNRLNTTIEYYDKKTSDMLYSVGVPPSAGPSSEPFSETSSYRANIGKISNRGFEWMVQWRDSYKDFRYDVAFTLSTNKNKVVKLSDQVNPIIWAGSDAALNSSIYRTENGQPMGQMYGYVVDGIIQDQAEIDALNAQSPDGLYQQAGTAPGDLKYKDLNGDGKVTNEDKTYIGNPWPDLMYGLNINLSWKGFDLSMGWLGNAGVDVFNSAKLYERSFYGDYNTTYKVYEAWSPTNRATSHPRVTKEDPNGNFKNVSSYFVEDGSFFKLKNLHFGYNLPKSILSHLKIEGLKFYINCDNLFIITKFQGDPELGGGYLERNMYSVKRAPSTRTIMGGLSLTL, from the coding sequence ATGAAGAATGCTACATTAAAGCAATTTTTTGAGGCTGTAGAGAAGCAAACCACATATATATTCTCTTATCGGGATGCTATAGTGGAAGGAAAGAAGGAGGTAACTTTAAACGTGACGAATCAGCCGATTCAGCGTTTGTTGGATGATGTATTGCATCAAAGGGACTTGCAATATACGATGACAGGCCATTCAATTGTCGTAACTTTAAAGACTGCAGGTAAAGTAAAGCAGGTATCTGGTACTGTGGTGGATAGTAACGGCGAACCGATTATCGGAGCGAATGTTGTTGAGAAAGGGACTACGAATGGAACGGTAACGGATATCTCGGGAAATTTCTCATTAAATATAGATGATACCGGTATTTTACAGATCTCGTATATTGGGTTTAATACTCAAGATGTAGCAGTGAACGGAAAATCAAGTTTAATGATAAACTTGAAGGAAGATACTCAAAAACTGGATGAGGTAGTCGTTGTTGGTTATGGCGTGCAGAAGAAGTCGAATGTAACGGGATCTGTGGCTTCTATTAAGACGGATGATTTTAATGATTTAAATATGGATGTGTCGCATGTTATTCAAGGACGTGTGGCTGGTGTCAATGTTTCCAATGGGAACATTATCATTCGTGGAGCGGCTTCTATCAATGGCGCGGATCCGTTGTGGATCGTGGATGGAGTGCCGGGTAGCGCTCCTAATTTTAATGATATAGAATCTATCGAGATCTTGAAGGATGCGGCTTCTACTGCTATTTATGGTGCCCGGGGAGCAGGTGGTGTGATCCTTGTTACCACTAAAAAAGGAAAGATAGGGAAACTTTCTATTAATGCGAGAGTAAACTTTGGAATAGAGACTCCGATCGATTTGCCGGATATGCTGCATACCGCAGACTTTATTGACCGGAAACTGGCGGCAGGCTTCCCTAATAATCCCAATTCCGGCTGGGATAATCCCGCTTCGCTACCAGATACAGACTGGGAAGATCTGGTTTGGCGTAATGCTTTTAGGCAAAACTATTTTTTACAGATGACAGGTGGTAATGAGAAAACTACATTTAATATGTCTGCGGAGTTCTACAAGAATCAGTTTATCGAACGTTATTCATTTGAGGATGCGGGTAATTTTCGTGTGGCTAGCCAGACAAATATAAGTAAACGTGTGAAATTTTCTGAGATCCTGACTGTTGGTTTTAATAATACGGATCCCCATTTGTATGGGCAGACGAATAATGATTATGTTTATTACCGCCAAGTTCCTACGATGGTGCCTTATGATAATACCAACGAAGCTGGTGGAGGTTGGGGGAAACATCCGGCAGGTGGTTACTACGAGGGACCTAATCATGTGGCTACACTAATGTCGCATCATGCGAATGAACGTAGGTTTTGGGCCCGGGCAAATGCGATTTTGGATTGGGAGATTATCAATGATTTAAAATTCCAAGCGAATTTCTCTGCCAATTTTGACTCCCATGCGAATAATTTGTTCTTAGAATCATGGAATTTGGGATCTTTGTCTCAACAGGATTATTACTCGAAAGATTATGGCTCCGGTTATGATTTACGTATGTTATATACATTGACTTATGATCATACTTTTGGGGAGAAACACTATGTAAAAGGTATGGTTGGCTACGAGGCTTATCGGGCGACGGCTTCTTCGGCAGGTGGTTGGAAAAACGGCTTCTTGGTTCAGCCTTCGGATGATATTAGTTTAGGTACGGGAGATAAAGATGTATCCGGAACGAAAACGGAAGGTCGTAGTTTATCCCAGTTCGCTCGTGTAAACTATGCTTATGATGACAGGTATTTGCTAGAGGCTAGTATTCGTCGGGATGGTTATGATAACTTTGGTCCAGAGAATCGGTTTGGTGTGTTTCCTTCGGCTTCTGTTGGTTGGAATGTGGGAAAAGAGAGCTTTGTAAAGGATAATATAACATGGATGTCTCAATTAAAACTGAGAGGAAGTTATGGTAAAATTGGTAACAATACAATTCCTCAATTCTTGTATGAACCTTCTTTTACGAATAATTATCTATATTATTCATATGATGGGCAAAATACGCAGAGAGGATTCTGGTATTCAAATGTTGCGAATGCTACGATTAAATGGGAAGACGTGGCCCAATGGAATATAGGTGTTGACGCAAGTTTTCTGGATAATCGCTTGAATACGACAATCGAGTATTATGATAAGAAAACTTCCGATATGCTGTATTCAGTAGGTGTGCCACCTTCTGCCGGGCCTTCTTCGGAACCATTTAGCGAGACCTCTTCTTATCGGGCTAATATCGGAAAGATAAGCAATAGAGGTTTCGAATGGATGGTTCAATGGAGGGATTCCTATAAAGATTTCAGGTATGACGTGGCTTTTACGTTGTCTACCAACAAGAACAAAGTGGTAAAGTTAAGTGACCAAGTGAATCCGATCATTTGGGCTGGAAGCGATGCGGCTTTGAATAGTTCTATTTATCGTACGGAAAATGGGCAACCGATGGGACAGATGTATGGGTATGTAGTGGATGGCATTATTCAAGACCAAGCGGAAATCGATGCCTTAAACGCTCAATCTCCGGATGGATTGTACCAACAAGCAGGTACGGCTCCGGGTGATTTGAAATATAAGGATTTAAATGGAGACGGAAAGGTGACGAATGAGGATAAGACATATATCGGTAATCCTTGGCCGGATTTGATGTATGGATTGAATATAAATTTGTCATGGAAAGGCTTTGATTTAAGTATGGGCTGGTTAGGAAACGCAGGTGTTGATGTCTTTAATAGCGCTAAGCTTTATGAAAGAAGTTTCTATGGCGACTATAATACGACTTATAAGGTATATGAGGCGTGGAGTCCGACGAACCGGGCTACTTCACATCCTCGAGTAACGAAAGAGGATCCGAATGGAAACTTCAAGAATGTCTCCTCTTATTTTGTGGAGGATGGTTCTTTCTTTAAATTGAAGAATTTACATTTCGGCTATAATTTACCGAAATCAATACTTTCTCATTTGAAGATAGAAGGTTTGAAGTTTTATATTAACTGCGATAATTTATTTATTATCACAAAGTTCCAAGGAGATCCTGAATTGGGTGGTGGATATTTGGAACGAAATATGTATTCTGTGAAACGGGCTCCCTCCACCCGCACCATTATGGGCGGTTTAAGTTTAACCCTCTAA
- a CDS encoding FecR family protein: MCIPYKKGIMQESHTYYLLSKYMDHTISTEELKTLRLLVNLSDDDELSLSLSLLWENGRPFEEVDERIIRDMFSGIQNRTRKERFVMVFRKLARIAAILLIPLLSVLSGYLYFNPVNQEEGIGNLVVHADRGERSGVTLPDGTQVKLNAESSLSYTHDFGRELRQVNLEGEAYFEVTRNEDKPFVVHTKYLDIEVLGTSFNVYSYERENVMEMALISGRIKIQTCSEPSRVVYLKPNEKALFNKESGIITVEKTDNRFETAWLRGDLVFRSTTLSDVLAKLERRYGVNIHLNDSSLANDLFTGNFDSEYIVEVMDLLERHYDFTYDVRGDDIFIHP, from the coding sequence ATGTGTATACCTTATAAAAAGGGTATTATGCAGGAATCACATACATATTATTTGCTCTCAAAGTACATGGATCATACGATCTCTACGGAAGAGTTGAAAACACTACGGCTTTTGGTTAATTTGTCTGATGATGATGAATTATCGTTGTCATTGTCTCTTTTATGGGAAAATGGGCGACCCTTTGAAGAGGTTGATGAGAGAATCATACGAGATATGTTCAGCGGGATTCAAAATCGAACGAGAAAAGAACGATTCGTTATGGTGTTTAGGAAACTGGCTCGTATCGCCGCAATACTATTAATACCTTTATTAAGTGTATTGTCTGGTTATTTATATTTCAATCCAGTCAATCAGGAGGAGGGTATTGGTAATTTAGTGGTTCATGCCGATAGAGGGGAAAGATCGGGGGTGACTTTACCGGATGGAACACAAGTAAAACTAAATGCGGAATCGAGCTTAAGTTACACTCACGATTTCGGTCGAGAGCTTCGACAGGTTAATTTAGAGGGAGAGGCCTATTTTGAGGTGACTCGGAATGAGGATAAACCTTTCGTGGTACATACAAAATATCTGGATATAGAAGTGTTGGGCACAAGTTTTAATGTGTATTCGTATGAACGGGAGAATGTCATGGAAATGGCCTTGATATCGGGACGGATCAAGATACAGACTTGTTCAGAGCCTTCTCGTGTCGTTTATCTAAAACCGAATGAAAAAGCATTGTTCAATAAAGAATCGGGTATTATAACCGTGGAGAAAACAGATAATCGATTTGAAACGGCATGGTTAAGAGGAGATCTCGTTTTCCGATCAACGACATTAAGTGATGTCTTGGCTAAACTAGAGCGTAGATATGGCGTGAATATCCATTTGAATGATTCTTCTTTAGCGAATGACTTATTTACCGGAAATTTTGATAGTGAATATATCGTAGAGGTAATGGACCTTTTAGAGAGGCATTATGACTTTACATATGATGTACGAGGAGATGATATCTTTATACATCCTTGA
- a CDS encoding RNA polymerase sigma factor, translating to MDVERIYLERLRSGSYRDFTKLYESYASRLYAFALHLTHSDALAKDIVQETFIKVWVRREQIDLDMSFSAFLFTMAKNQLLNEFRRQANSPLFLEDVVLNESGDGEETAIERKLSFEEFNHRLEIAKQKLTPRQRELFELNKEQGITITEIAAKAFISEQSVRNQLSQALHVLRKELGKYALLFSLFFIG from the coding sequence ATGGATGTAGAACGGATATACCTAGAACGATTACGAAGCGGTTCATACAGAGACTTTACGAAACTGTATGAATCATACGCTTCACGCTTATATGCGTTCGCATTGCACTTGACTCATTCTGATGCTCTTGCAAAAGATATTGTACAAGAGACTTTTATCAAAGTGTGGGTGCGGAGAGAACAGATTGATTTAGATATGTCTTTCAGTGCTTTCCTATTTACGATGGCCAAGAACCAATTATTGAATGAGTTTCGTAGGCAGGCAAATAGTCCACTTTTTTTGGAAGATGTTGTACTGAATGAGTCTGGAGATGGAGAGGAAACAGCGATTGAACGTAAATTATCTTTTGAGGAATTTAACCATAGACTGGAAATAGCGAAACAAAAGTTGACACCTCGCCAACGAGAACTGTTTGAGTTAAATAAGGAACAAGGTATAACTATAACAGAAATAGCGGCTAAAGCCTTTATTTCAGAACAATCTGTGCGTAACCAGTTATCGCAAGCCTTACATGTTTTAAGAAAGGAGCTCGGTAAGTATGCTTTGCTGTTCTCTCTTTTCTTTATCGGATAA
- a CDS encoding Gfo/Idh/MocA family oxidoreductase produces MRHISRRDFLKTGALAAGLTIVPNSVLGKTHGFTSPSDKLNIAGVGVGGMGRGNLRNMSTENIVALCDVDWRYAEKTFNDYPKAKKFKDWRVMFDEFGKSIDAILVATPDHTHAGVTAHAITLGKHCYTQKPLTHSVYESRLLAKLAKKYKVATQMGNQGNSFDWCRQIAEWIQSGVIGEVYEVHCWTDRPIWPQGLMRPSDNPKCPKTLDWDLFIGPAQKRPYNPVYTPWNWRGWWDFGTGALGDMACHIMDPLYWALDLKYPISVIGSSTLSNLYSPPHAQIVTYTFPARPPKGNTKMPEVKVYWYDGGLMPPRPEELKDGQMMGDENGGIIFIGTKGKIMTGCYGMNPTLLPVSDMEHFNQPKPSIPRVKGGNGNIWSTNAHEQDWIRACKESPENRVESSSNFQFSGPFNEMVVMGVLAVRLSGLHGLHRELLWDGENMKFTNISPTDTIKIVTVDDFKVVDGDPRFDRRFADFNALDVANEWIKHTYNNGFSLPSMPF; encoded by the coding sequence ATGAGACATATATCAAGAAGAGATTTTTTGAAGACAGGAGCTTTAGCAGCAGGTTTAACGATCGTACCAAATTCTGTTTTAGGTAAAACGCATGGGTTTACTTCACCAAGTGATAAATTGAATATTGCTGGAGTTGGTGTCGGTGGAATGGGCCGTGGTAATTTACGGAATATGAGTACAGAGAATATTGTGGCTTTATGTGATGTAGATTGGAGATATGCAGAGAAGACTTTCAATGATTATCCAAAAGCAAAAAAATTTAAAGATTGGCGTGTTATGTTCGATGAGTTCGGAAAATCAATTGATGCGATATTGGTTGCTACTCCAGACCATACACATGCAGGAGTTACTGCTCATGCTATTACATTAGGGAAGCATTGTTATACTCAAAAACCTTTAACTCATTCTGTTTATGAATCTCGTTTACTAGCAAAACTCGCTAAAAAATATAAAGTAGCGACGCAAATGGGTAATCAAGGAAATTCTTTTGATTGGTGTCGTCAAATAGCAGAGTGGATTCAATCCGGTGTTATTGGGGAAGTATATGAAGTTCATTGTTGGACAGATCGTCCGATTTGGCCTCAAGGATTAATGCGGCCTAGCGATAATCCGAAATGCCCGAAGACTCTTGATTGGGATTTGTTTATTGGACCGGCGCAAAAAAGACCATATAATCCAGTTTATACACCTTGGAATTGGCGGGGATGGTGGGACTTTGGAACGGGTGCTTTAGGAGATATGGCTTGCCATATTATGGACCCACTTTATTGGGCACTTGATTTGAAGTATCCGATAAGTGTGATAGGTAGTTCAACCTTGAGTAATTTATATTCGCCACCTCATGCACAAATTGTAACTTATACGTTCCCGGCTCGTCCCCCAAAAGGAAACACAAAAATGCCTGAGGTTAAGGTATATTGGTATGATGGAGGTTTAATGCCTCCTCGTCCGGAGGAATTAAAAGATGGACAAATGATGGGAGATGAAAATGGTGGTATTATTTTTATTGGGACAAAAGGGAAAATCATGACTGGCTGTTATGGAATGAATCCAACTTTATTGCCCGTATCTGATATGGAACATTTTAACCAGCCTAAGCCTTCAATACCAAGAGTTAAAGGAGGTAATGGCAATATTTGGTCTACGAATGCCCATGAGCAAGATTGGATTCGTGCTTGTAAAGAATCTCCAGAAAACCGAGTAGAATCATCTTCAAATTTCCAATTCTCCGGACCTTTTAATGAAATGGTAGTAATGGGAGTTCTTGCGGTACGTCTTTCTGGTCTTCATGGGCTACATAGAGAATTGTTATGGGATGGAGAGAATATGAAATTTACCAATATATCTCCTACTGACACAATTAAGATTGTAACAGTTGATGATTTTAAAGTTGTTGATGGTGATCCTCGTTTTGATCGTCGTTTTGCGGACTTTAATGCTCTTGATGTTGCGAATGAGTGGATTAAGCATACTTATAATAATGGGTTTAGTTTACCCAGTATGCCATTCTGA
- a CDS encoding 3-keto-disaccharide hydrolase produces MKQFINVKRVFTVLIILLLLISCRVETDYRPLFDKDLSNADYDSSVWTFKNGILTATADQSIWTKVQYENFILDLEFKTDVNTNSGVVIYCTDKGNWIPSSIEIQIADDHHPEWQSYPEYWRCGSIYGHKGANEQLVVKKPGEWNRMIITAKGQQIDIELNGKHIVSANLADWTSGTTNPDGTEIPEWLPIPYANMPTKGYIGLQGKHGESNIWFRNIQLKQL; encoded by the coding sequence ATGAAACAGTTTATAAATGTAAAAAGAGTATTTACCGTATTGATTATACTTTTGTTATTAATATCGTGTAGGGTCGAAACTGATTATAGACCATTATTTGACAAAGATTTATCAAATGCTGATTATGATAGTTCGGTTTGGACCTTTAAAAATGGCATACTTACTGCCACAGCCGATCAATCTATTTGGACAAAGGTGCAGTATGAAAATTTTATCTTGGATTTAGAATTCAAGACAGATGTGAATACAAATAGTGGGGTTGTGATTTATTGTACGGATAAGGGTAATTGGATCCCATCTTCCATTGAGATTCAAATAGCGGATGATCATCATCCTGAATGGCAATCATATCCAGAATATTGGCGTTGTGGTTCTATTTATGGACATAAAGGAGCAAATGAACAATTGGTCGTGAAGAAACCGGGAGAATGGAACCGAATGATTATCACTGCTAAAGGTCAGCAGATAGATATCGAATTGAATGGAAAACATATTGTTTCGGCTAATTTAGCAGATTGGACTTCTGGAACAACAAATCCAGATGGAACAGAGATTCCGGAATGGCTACCAATCCCGTATGCGAATATGCCAACAAAAGGTTATATTGGTTTGCAAGGGAAACATGGAGAATCTAATATTTGGTTTAGGAATATTCAACTGAAACAACTTTAA